From a single Meiothermus sp. Pnk-1 genomic region:
- the cysS gene encoding cysteine--tRNA ligase, with product MPLQLYNTLTRQKEPFVPATPGYVGIYVCGPTVYGDPHLGHARGPVVFDVLRRWLLHQGLKVRYVRNITDVGHLTDDADEGEDKILRRAKLERLEPMEVAEKYAWAYFDAMDELNVLRPSISPRAAGHIPEQIELTQALIEKGHAYEKNGSVYFRVSSWPGYGKLSGRNFEEQEAGARVAVREEKEDPRDFALWKAADPEHIMRWNSPWGEGFPGWHIECSAMSLKYLGEGFDIHGGGIDLQFPHHECEIAQAEAAGYVFARYWMHHNHVLLNGEKMAKSTGNLVLLHDLLSQNEPMVVRFYLLQSHYRSVLDFTDAGLEAALGGYMRLLSAYREVRRQLRLPSAKPGRDAALEQALDRLEADFSKALDDDLNTPQALAAFFVFLPVLNKALAEKAGKESLERTEKVFAELGEGVLGLFPPRVLEVNLGGSLLDGLVRLLLELREQARQEKNFALSDQIRQRLAELGVVVEDTREGPKWKVQ from the coding sequence ATGCCGCTTCAGCTGTATAACACCCTGACCCGCCAGAAGGAGCCGTTTGTCCCGGCCACCCCTGGCTATGTCGGTATCTACGTATGCGGGCCGACCGTCTACGGCGACCCCCACCTGGGCCACGCCCGCGGGCCGGTGGTCTTCGACGTGCTGCGCCGGTGGCTCCTTCACCAGGGGCTCAAGGTGCGCTACGTGCGCAACATCACCGATGTGGGCCACCTCACCGACGACGCCGACGAGGGAGAAGACAAGATCCTGAGGCGGGCCAAGCTCGAGCGCCTCGAGCCCATGGAGGTGGCCGAGAAGTATGCGTGGGCCTACTTTGACGCGATGGATGAACTCAACGTGTTGCGCCCGAGCATCTCGCCCCGCGCCGCTGGGCACATCCCCGAGCAGATCGAACTCACCCAGGCCCTCATCGAGAAGGGCCACGCCTACGAGAAAAACGGCTCGGTCTATTTCCGCGTGAGCAGCTGGCCTGGCTACGGCAAGCTCTCGGGGCGCAACTTCGAGGAGCAAGAGGCCGGGGCTCGGGTGGCGGTGCGCGAGGAGAAGGAAGATCCCCGCGACTTCGCCCTGTGGAAGGCCGCCGATCCGGAGCACATCATGCGCTGGAACAGCCCTTGGGGAGAGGGCTTCCCCGGCTGGCACATCGAGTGCAGCGCGATGAGCCTCAAATATCTGGGGGAGGGCTTTGACATTCATGGTGGAGGGATTGACCTCCAGTTCCCCCACCACGAGTGCGAGATTGCCCAGGCCGAGGCTGCCGGGTATGTGTTCGCGCGCTACTGGATGCACCACAACCACGTCCTTTTGAACGGCGAGAAGATGGCCAAGAGTACAGGGAATCTGGTGCTCCTGCATGACCTGCTCAGCCAAAACGAGCCGATGGTGGTGCGCTTTTACCTGCTACAAAGCCATTACCGTAGCGTCCTAGACTTTACCGACGCGGGGCTCGAGGCTGCCTTGGGCGGGTATATGCGTTTGCTAAGCGCCTACCGCGAGGTACGCCGCCAGCTCCGGCTGCCCTCGGCAAAGCCTGGGAGGGATGCTGCTCTCGAACAGGCCCTGGATAGGCTCGAGGCCGATTTCAGCAAGGCGCTGGACGACGACCTGAACACCCCCCAGGCCCTCGCCGCTTTTTTCGTCTTTCTTCCCGTGCTCAACAAGGCGCTGGCCGAGAAAGCGGGAAAGGAGAGCCTCGAGCGCACCGAGAAAGTTTTCGCTGAACTGGGGGAGGGGGTGTTGGGGTTATTCCCTCCTCGCGTGCTGGAAGTCAACCTGGGCGGAAGCCTGCTGGATGGGCTTGTGCGGCTTTTGCTCGAGCTGCGCGAGCAGGCCAGACAGGAGAAGAACTTCGCTCTTTCTGACCAAATCCGCCAGCGCCTGGCAGAGCTAGGGGTGGTGGTGGAGGACACCCGAGAGGGGCCTAAGTGGAAGGTGCAATAA
- a CDS encoding zinc metallopeptidase, giving the protein MILAWLLMGVVFVATLVIQFWLQSTYARYSRIANSRGLTGAQTARAILDANGLRDVRVEMVPGALTDHYDPSQKVVRLSEPNYNSPSVAALAVAAHEVGHALQDAKGYAALRVRAAILPAANIGSALGPILVLVGLVVGSLGLAELGLWLFAAVALFQLVTLPVEFDASSRALRILRQGFLSSGPEMAGAQRVLTAAALTYVAALASTLSTIFYYLTILQGARSREE; this is encoded by the coding sequence ATGATCCTAGCTTGGCTGTTGATGGGGGTAGTTTTTGTAGCTACCCTGGTGATCCAGTTCTGGTTACAGTCTACCTACGCTCGCTATAGCCGCATCGCCAACTCCAGGGGTCTTACCGGAGCCCAGACCGCTAGGGCCATCCTAGACGCCAACGGACTGAGAGACGTACGGGTAGAGATGGTTCCCGGCGCCCTCACCGACCACTACGACCCCAGCCAAAAGGTGGTGCGGCTCTCCGAGCCTAACTACAACTCGCCCTCGGTGGCCGCGCTCGCCGTGGCCGCCCACGAGGTAGGACACGCCCTGCAAGACGCCAAAGGTTACGCAGCCCTGCGCGTTCGTGCGGCGATCTTACCCGCCGCGAATATCGGTAGCGCGCTGGGACCAATCCTGGTGCTGGTCGGCTTGGTCGTTGGTTCGTTGGGCCTGGCAGAGCTCGGGCTATGGCTTTTTGCGGCGGTGGCCCTTTTCCAATTGGTGACCCTACCGGTGGAGTTTGACGCCTCGAGCCGGGCCCTGCGCATCTTGCGCCAGGGCTTTCTAAGCAGCGGCCCCGAGATGGCGGGGGCTCAGCGGGTGCTCACCGCAGCGGCCCTCACCTATGTGGCCGCCCTGGCCAGCACCCTCTCGACTATCTTCTACTACCTCACCATCCTCCAAGGGGCGCGCTCGCGGGAAGAGTAA
- a CDS encoding stage V sporulation protein S — translation METLRVSGKSRPNSVAGAIAALLRSQGEVEVQAIGPAAVNQAVKAIAIARGYIAPDNLDLLVKPAFVKLDLEHEERTALRFTIKSQPLAG, via the coding sequence GTGGAAACGTTGCGCGTCTCTGGGAAGTCTCGCCCAAATTCTGTAGCCGGTGCTATTGCGGCCCTCCTTCGCTCCCAAGGGGAGGTGGAGGTGCAGGCCATCGGCCCGGCAGCAGTAAACCAGGCGGTCAAGGCCATCGCCATCGCACGGGGCTACATCGCCCCGGACAACCTGGACTTGTTGGTCAAACCGGCCTTTGTCAAGCTGGACCTCGAGCACGAAGAGCGTACGGCTTTGCGCTTCACCATCAAGAGCCAGCCTCTGGCGGGCTGA